From a region of the Acidobacteriota bacterium genome:
- a CDS encoding PDZ domain-containing protein — protein sequence MNKVGWLLFGCLTIGASVYSQSGYLVEPAGDVTIPFVSMNDRSVSLQAGLFPDLYKTSSPARDLRWVQANDSGLAAFLEESGNLILETLARYSGIPWLEADFDIFLVRYYPTMGASQPLILPVGGIRRGVLMEAAPTGAKLKLNLIYQLAHRNLAQTDWLADSLHASIASHALMQPGPYRRDNLAMLLALVTAQQVMGLDSTYEAFQSAFWQQRTVGRQILQDYLLGEWILTPERPLAVWIAEEPTMSKLVTATRPPRITRPAGQHRPQVYIEDLPLKGQLGFSVKAGESNYLVVDQIDVFRLAYACGLRAGDVIRRVNGARPRTHKDLIEKVMAALEEGGATLQVSRENQIESLVIQPVELPSLDEPDYWQYFEDSLWYNEPSGDSTSGVDSAAPEE from the coding sequence ATGAACAAAGTCGGATGGCTGCTGTTCGGGTGCCTTACGATAGGCGCGAGTGTCTACTCGCAGTCGGGCTACCTGGTCGAACCGGCAGGCGATGTCACGATCCCGTTCGTGAGCATGAATGACCGGTCGGTCTCGTTGCAGGCCGGTCTTTTTCCCGATCTGTACAAGACGAGCTCGCCGGCCCGGGACCTGCGTTGGGTGCAGGCCAACGACAGCGGGCTGGCCGCTTTCCTTGAGGAATCCGGGAATCTCATCCTTGAAACCCTGGCCCGCTATTCAGGCATACCGTGGCTCGAGGCCGATTTCGACATATTCCTGGTCCGTTATTACCCCACTATGGGGGCATCCCAGCCGCTGATACTTCCGGTGGGCGGTATTCGTCGCGGTGTTCTTATGGAGGCAGCCCCTACCGGGGCCAAACTGAAACTGAACCTGATCTACCAGTTGGCCCATCGGAATCTGGCCCAGACAGACTGGCTGGCAGATTCGCTGCACGCGTCAATTGCCTCGCACGCGCTCATGCAACCCGGTCCGTATCGGCGGGACAACCTCGCGATGCTGCTGGCCCTGGTAACGGCGCAACAGGTCATGGGGCTGGATTCAACGTACGAGGCGTTCCAGTCAGCGTTCTGGCAGCAACGCACGGTCGGACGGCAGATCCTGCAGGACTATCTCCTCGGAGAGTGGATTCTGACTCCCGAGCGTCCGTTGGCCGTCTGGATCGCCGAAGAACCGACAATGTCCAAGCTGGTGACGGCGACGCGTCCGCCGCGAATAACCAGACCTGCCGGGCAACATCGGCCACAGGTGTACATTGAGGACCTGCCGCTCAAGGGCCAATTGGGATTTTCCGTGAAAGCCGGTGAGTCGAATTACCTGGTGGTCGACCAGATAGACGTATTCAGGCTGGCGTACGCCTGCGGGCTGCGGGCGGGAGACGTCATTCGGCGAGTCAACGGTGCCCGGCCGCGCACGCACAAGGACCTGATCGAGAAAGTCATGGCGGCGCTGGAGGAAGGCGGCGCCACCCTTCAGGTCTCCCGGGAGAATCAGATCGAGTCCCTGGTTATCCAGCCGGTCGAACTGCCGTCGCTCGACGAGCCGGACTACTGGCAATACTTCGAGGACTCCCTGTGGTACAACGAACCTTCGGGTGATTCCACCAGCGGGGTCGATTCCGCCGCGCCCGAAGAATGA
- the kdsA gene encoding 3-deoxy-8-phosphooctulonate synthase, which translates to MVSDVLDRLERGEFFLIAGPCVIESDAVCFEVAEKVAGLAREFDLPFIFKASYKKANRLSAGSFTGPGLDEGLTILKRVRDELSLPVLTDVHETAEVDPVAEVADVLQIPAFLCRQTDLLVKATSTGKWVNIKKGQFLAPEDMAGVAGKTESRKVMLTERGTTFGYRHLVVDFRSLVIMKETGLPVVFDATHSLQLPGGGGTVSTGQPQYIIPMARAAAAVGIDGLFVETHPRPTEALSDAGAMLPLSKMRELLESVIRIRESSR; encoded by the coding sequence GTGGTAAGCGACGTTCTTGACAGGCTGGAGCGGGGCGAGTTCTTTCTGATCGCCGGCCCGTGCGTGATCGAATCGGATGCAGTCTGCTTCGAGGTAGCCGAAAAGGTGGCTGGACTGGCCCGGGAGTTCGACCTGCCGTTCATCTTCAAGGCCTCCTACAAGAAGGCCAACCGTCTCTCCGCCGGATCCTTCACCGGACCCGGTCTGGACGAAGGTCTCACGATACTCAAGCGCGTCAGGGACGAGTTGTCGCTGCCGGTGCTGACCGATGTTCATGAGACGGCCGAGGTTGACCCGGTGGCCGAGGTGGCGGACGTGCTTCAGATCCCGGCGTTTCTGTGTCGCCAGACGGATCTGCTGGTAAAGGCGACGTCCACGGGCAAGTGGGTGAATATCAAGAAGGGACAGTTTCTTGCCCCTGAAGACATGGCCGGGGTGGCCGGCAAAACGGAATCCCGGAAAGTGATGTTGACCGAGAGAGGCACTACCTTCGGTTATCGCCATCTGGTCGTGGATTTCCGCTCGCTGGTGATAATGAAGGAAACCGGTCTGCCGGTCGTCTTTGACGCCACCCATTCGCTGCAGCTTCCCGGCGGCGGCGGTACGGTCTCGACCGGACAGCCGCAGTATATCATTCCGATGGCCAGGGCAGCGGCCGCAGTCGGTATCGACGGGCTCTTTGTGGAGACCCATCCCCGTCCGACCGAGGCGCTTTCCGATGCCGGTGCCATGCTGCCGCTTTCGAAGATGCGGGAGCTTCTTGAGTCGGTGATCAGAATTCGGGAATCATCACGGTAG
- the lysS gene encoding lysine--tRNA ligase produces the protein MDNNKRSESADNQGHPEAQPPLADMIRTRREKARELIRRHADPYPYRYDWSHYIRDVLGDFDALAAGETAVRITGRIMLKRKMGKVFFADLRGASERIQVYVRKDAVGDEAFAVFDLLDLGDIIGCEGVPFITRTGERTVRVTSFDVLTKTLHPLPDKHSGLSDKEMRYRRRYADLIVNPEVRETFLMRTKIIRTLRDFLNEKGFMEVETPILQPLYGGGMAKPFETYHEKLSMPMYLRVADELYLKRLIVGGYDKVWEFCKDFRNEGLDRAHNPEFSMIELYWAYADYRDMAELFEELVRHTVYAVHGKYKLPYGDHEIDYEPPFRWVTMIGSIKDVTGVDFTDLDLEQARAEAGKLGVDDGELTNRGKVIEAVWEATVEPTLIQPTFIADFPVEISPLAKKHRRDKRLTERFELFIAGQEIGNAFSELNDPMDQLVRFLDQGKAIEAGDEEAQPLDDDFITALAYGMPPTAGLGFGIDRLVMVLTNQQNIRDVIFFPQMKEVGEGTVPVSQILRQILEDEGGEPE, from the coding sequence ATGGACAACAACAAACGAAGCGAATCTGCAGACAACCAGGGACATCCCGAGGCGCAGCCGCCGCTGGCAGATATGATCAGGACCCGGCGGGAAAAGGCAAGAGAGCTCATCCGCAGGCACGCCGATCCCTATCCGTACCGTTACGACTGGAGCCACTACATACGGGACGTGCTCGGCGATTTCGACGCCCTGGCGGCCGGCGAGACCGCGGTGCGCATCACCGGGCGAATCATGCTCAAGCGGAAGATGGGCAAGGTCTTCTTTGCCGATCTGCGCGGCGCCAGTGAGCGCATCCAGGTGTACGTGCGAAAGGATGCCGTCGGCGACGAGGCGTTCGCCGTCTTTGACCTGCTCGATCTGGGTGATATTATCGGGTGCGAGGGCGTACCTTTCATCACCCGCACCGGCGAGCGCACTGTGCGGGTCACCAGTTTCGACGTGCTGACCAAGACGCTTCATCCCTTGCCCGACAAACACTCCGGCCTGTCCGACAAGGAAATGCGGTATCGCCGACGGTACGCTGACCTGATAGTCAACCCCGAGGTCCGTGAAACGTTTCTCATGCGTACGAAGATCATCCGGACGCTTCGCGATTTCCTGAACGAAAAGGGTTTCATGGAGGTTGAGACTCCCATCCTGCAACCCCTTTACGGTGGAGGCATGGCCAAGCCGTTTGAAACGTACCATGAGAAACTCAGCATGCCCATGTACCTGCGGGTCGCCGACGAGCTGTATCTCAAACGGCTGATTGTCGGGGGCTATGACAAAGTCTGGGAATTCTGCAAGGACTTCCGGAACGAAGGGCTTGACCGCGCGCACAATCCGGAATTCTCAATGATCGAACTGTACTGGGCCTATGCCGACTACCGCGATATGGCCGAGCTTTTCGAGGAACTGGTGCGCCACACCGTGTATGCCGTGCACGGGAAGTACAAATTACCCTACGGCGATCACGAGATAGATTATGAGCCGCCCTTCCGGTGGGTCACCATGATCGGCTCGATCAAGGACGTGACCGGCGTCGATTTCACGGATCTTGACCTGGAGCAGGCCAGGGCCGAAGCCGGGAAGCTCGGCGTGGACGACGGCGAGTTGACCAACCGAGGTAAGGTAATCGAAGCAGTATGGGAGGCTACGGTCGAGCCGACGTTGATTCAGCCGACCTTTATCGCCGACTTCCCCGTGGAGATATCGCCGCTGGCCAAGAAACATCGACGGGATAAACGCCTCACCGAGCGCTTTGAACTGTTCATCGCCGGCCAGGAAATCGGCAACGCCTTCAGCGAACTCAATGACCCCATGGACCAGTTGGTGCGGTTTCTGGACCAGGGCAAGGCGATCGAGGCCGGCGACGAGGAAGCACAGCCCCTGGACGACGACTTCATTACCGCCCTGGCTTACGGCATGCCGCCCACGGCCGGGCTCGGCTTCGGTATCGACCGGCTTGTAATGGTGCTGACCAACCAGCAGAACATTCGCGACGTTATTTTCTTTCCCCAGATGAAGGAAGTCGGCGAAGGCACCGTGCCGGTCTCTCAGATTCTCAGGCAGATCCTCGAAGATGAGGGCGGCGAGCCAGAGTAG
- a CDS encoding NTP transferase domain-containing protein, translating into MTNRYAQMNCYVLAGGRSNIRDDFKVDGELTRLEKGFRRYAAVFEKVCLVLKKQQAREGYLNYPHVCDSHPEHAAVAGLVAALRDADSEAVFIGSADIADFPLELVVRLMRSYRGEPFLGYQDARSSQGRYQPWFGIYRREFAARLEGVLDGREPDIAHLLAREGRFLPVPNHAAAGSLCMN; encoded by the coding sequence ATGACCAACAGATACGCGCAGATGAACTGCTATGTCCTGGCCGGCGGCAGGAGCAATATCAGGGACGATTTCAAGGTAGACGGCGAGTTGACGCGGCTTGAAAAAGGTTTCCGACGGTACGCCGCCGTCTTTGAAAAAGTGTGCCTCGTGCTCAAAAAGCAGCAGGCCCGCGAAGGGTATCTGAATTACCCTCACGTATGCGACAGCCACCCGGAACATGCGGCCGTGGCCGGGCTGGTGGCGGCGTTGCGCGACGCCGATTCGGAGGCCGTGTTCATCGGCTCGGCCGACATTGCCGACTTCCCCCTGGAGCTGGTTGTCCGCCTCATGAGGAGCTACCGGGGAGAACCGTTCCTGGGTTACCAGGACGCCCGGTCCTCCCAGGGCCGGTACCAGCCGTGGTTTGGCATCTATCGCCGGGAGTTTGCAGCCCGGCTCGAGGGTGTACTTGACGGCCGGGAACCGGATATAGCACATCTGCTGGCCCGGGAGGGCAGGTTTCTGCCGGTCCCGAATCATGCGGCCGCCGGCAGCCTCTGCATGAACTGA
- the coaD gene encoding pantetheine-phosphate adenylyltransferase — translation MVQKKIHRAVYPGTFDPVTNGHVSLVERASQLFDELVVAVARDGGKSPLFDFEDRIGFMTAAVGRLRMAQSVKVIGFEGLTAELVKKLKAQVIVRGLRAVSDFEYEFQMALMNRKLVRDVETVYLMPSLSWVYLSSSIVKDVARNRGDVSGLVPPEVNDAITAKFPGRP, via the coding sequence ATGGTGCAGAAGAAAATACATCGAGCCGTGTATCCGGGCACGTTTGATCCCGTGACCAACGGGCACGTTTCCCTGGTCGAACGGGCCAGCCAGTTGTTCGACGAACTTGTCGTGGCCGTGGCCAGAGACGGCGGCAAGAGTCCCCTGTTTGACTTTGAAGATCGCATCGGTTTCATGACGGCCGCCGTCGGCCGCCTGCGGATGGCTCAGTCGGTCAAGGTCATCGGCTTCGAAGGCCTCACCGCCGAACTGGTCAAGAAGTTGAAAGCGCAGGTGATCGTCAGGGGGCTGCGAGCTGTCTCCGACTTTGAGTACGAATTCCAGATGGCGCTCATGAACCGCAAGTTGGTTCGCGACGTGGAGACCGTATACCTGATGCCGTCCCTCTCATGGGTGTATCTCTCGTCGTCGATCGTCAAGGACGTGGCTCGGAACAGGGGGGACGTCTCGGGCCTGGTGCCGCCCGAGGTAAACGATGCCATCACCGCCAAGTTCCCCGGGCGCCCCTGA
- a CDS encoding AI-2E family transporter: protein MKREHVLTVLFFVISAFFIYLFYEIIIPFFVPICWAAVFAILFSPLYEKILGRLRTKGGSALIVCFLIVLLIIGPVTYLFVALVEEAVEAVSSVNEMYKNGKLEDMLQIDVPLLTTMKAKLAEYYDISKINLDEMVRDAMNRVTGVVVDQTTWLITNGTKAVFFFFLMIFTMYYFFKEGSRIVAKVKRLIPLPAEQVNVTFTHLRDVILATMYGSIVVALIQGTLGGILFFAVGISSPVFWGAIMAFLSVIPFLGAFLIYVPAGIILVISGFYIKGFIVILAGVFVISQIDNVIRPYLISGKAAMHPLLLFFCIMGGIYLFGLLGVVLGPMIGAIFMTLLKTFEFSLHPETGTTAPTDL, encoded by the coding sequence ATGAAAAGAGAACACGTATTAACAGTACTGTTTTTCGTCATATCGGCGTTTTTCATTTATCTCTTCTATGAGATCATCATTCCGTTTTTCGTGCCGATCTGCTGGGCCGCCGTCTTTGCCATTCTCTTTTCCCCGCTCTACGAGAAAATCCTCGGTCGGCTCAGGACCAAGGGGGGATCGGCGCTCATCGTCTGCTTCCTGATCGTGCTGCTGATCATCGGCCCTGTCACCTACCTGTTCGTGGCCTTGGTCGAGGAAGCGGTCGAAGCCGTTTCCAGTGTCAATGAGATGTACAAGAACGGCAAGCTGGAGGATATGCTTCAAATAGACGTTCCCCTGCTGACCACCATGAAAGCGAAGCTCGCCGAATACTATGATATATCGAAGATCAACCTCGATGAGATGGTCCGGGACGCTATGAACAGAGTCACGGGAGTGGTGGTGGACCAGACAACCTGGCTTATCACCAACGGAACCAAGGCGGTGTTCTTCTTCTTCCTCATGATCTTTACCATGTACTATTTTTTCAAGGAAGGATCACGGATTGTCGCCAAGGTCAAGCGCCTGATTCCGCTGCCGGCCGAGCAGGTGAACGTCACCTTTACCCATTTGCGCGACGTCATTCTGGCCACGATGTACGGCAGTATAGTGGTAGCGCTGATCCAGGGCACGCTGGGTGGTATCCTCTTTTTCGCCGTCGGCATCTCGTCGCCGGTTTTCTGGGGGGCAATCATGGCGTTTCTCTCCGTCATTCCGTTTCTGGGCGCCTTTCTCATCTACGTACCGGCCGGCATCATACTGGTTATCAGCGGCTTCTACATCAAAGGGTTCATTGTCATCCTGGCCGGGGTATTCGTAATCAGTCAGATTGACAACGTCATCCGCCCGTACCTGATCTCCGGGAAGGCGGCCATGCACCCGCTGCTGCTCTTCTTCTGCATCATGGGAGGCATTTACTTGTTCGGCCTGCTGGGGGTGGTCCTGGGGCCGATGATCGGCGCCATCTTCATGACCCTGCTAAAGACGTTTGAATTCTCGCTTCACCCGGAAACCGGCACGACGGCTCCGACCGACCTGTAA
- a CDS encoding DUF4234 domain-containing protein, which yields MEPQVKYRNMWGQVGLMIITLGIYSIYWFYQTAVELKGLAKAHSAEPALWTILLFIPFANLYSYYKYSDLYEFVSSDHFNRWIMWLLWICFSPAVWLIVQLELNRRATYDRP from the coding sequence ATGGAGCCACAGGTAAAATACAGAAACATGTGGGGGCAGGTCGGGCTGATGATAATCACGCTCGGCATTTACTCGATCTACTGGTTCTACCAGACCGCTGTTGAACTGAAGGGCCTGGCCAAGGCTCACAGCGCTGAACCGGCGCTCTGGACGATTCTGCTGTTCATCCCGTTTGCCAACCTTTACTCCTACTACAAGTACAGCGACCTGTACGAGTTTGTCAGTTCGGATCATTTCAACCGCTGGATAATGTGGCTGCTGTGGATTTGCTTCTCTCCGGCCGTCTGGCTGATTGTGCAGCTTGAGCTGAACCGCCGCGCCACCTACGACCGCCCGTAA
- a CDS encoding DUF4430 domain-containing protein, whose amino-acid sequence MHYVSRSAWFVYAGLAVVLALLAGCDSSGKADRTATDRPSDSDSLVIELAGADSVSVFDLLEAGHEVGFTRTALGVFVTRIDSVRNGSGCFWIYSLNDTMPSTAADRCITVSGDRVRWHFRRTAN is encoded by the coding sequence TTGCATTATGTCTCACGATCTGCCTGGTTCGTATATGCCGGGCTGGCCGTCGTACTTGCGTTGCTGGCGGGCTGCGACTCGTCCGGCAAGGCAGACCGCACAGCCACGGATCGCCCCTCCGACAGCGACAGTCTCGTGATCGAGTTGGCCGGCGCCGATTCGGTCTCTGTCTTCGACCTGCTTGAGGCCGGCCACGAGGTGGGTTTCACCCGCACGGCCCTGGGGGTTTTTGTCACGAGAATTGACTCTGTCCGGAACGGGTCCGGGTGTTTCTGGATTTATTCTCTTAACGACACCATGCCTTCGACGGCGGCCGACCGGTGTATCACGGTTTCGGGCGATCGGGTGCGCTGGCACTTTCGGCGGACGGCGAATTAG
- a CDS encoding cupin domain-containing protein, translated as MAVIKQSDIEFGTVPGDDVSGVVKANVIGPTQGWQSHVMRVFRIEPGGYTPRHRHAWEHVNYIISGRGRLRLADTVHEVRTADFAFVPPDTEHQFENPSDEPFEFICIVPQEVA; from the coding sequence ATGGCAGTCATAAAGCAGAGCGACATCGAATTCGGCACGGTCCCCGGCGACGACGTCTCGGGGGTAGTCAAGGCCAACGTAATCGGACCGACTCAGGGCTGGCAAAGCCACGTCATGCGCGTCTTCAGGATTGAACCGGGCGGTTATACCCCGCGCCACCGGCACGCCTGGGAGCACGTCAACTATATCATTTCCGGCAGGGGAAGGCTGCGCCTGGCCGATACCGTTCACGAAGTCCGGACCGCGGATTTCGCCTTCGTGCCGCCGGATACGGAACATCAGTTTGAGAACCCGTCCGATGAGCCGTTCGAGTTCATATGCATAGTGCCGCAGGAGGTAGCGTAA
- a CDS encoding helix-hairpin-helix domain-containing protein, whose protein sequence is MDRIGQLFAFSPGQLRLLSLLSVTAFLMGTYLLVESYARQTDRGAQLPVFLGENDRVFTGLFQLDPNTAPVDSLELLPGVGRAIADRIVAYRRQHRFEREIDVTDVRGIGPKTFERLRPYLKVRR, encoded by the coding sequence GTGGATAGAATCGGTCAGCTTTTTGCGTTCTCACCCGGGCAGCTCAGGCTCCTGTCGCTTCTAAGTGTGACGGCCTTTCTTATGGGTACCTATCTCCTGGTGGAATCTTACGCCCGCCAGACTGATCGCGGTGCGCAGCTGCCGGTGTTCCTCGGCGAGAACGACCGTGTTTTCACCGGCCTGTTCCAACTCGATCCCAATACCGCCCCGGTTGACTCCCTGGAACTGCTGCCCGGCGTCGGTCGGGCCATCGCCGACCGCATCGTGGCCTATCGCCGACAGCATCGCTTTGAAAGGGAAATAGACGTCACCGACGTCAGGGGCATCGGGCCAAAAACGTTTGAACGATTGCGGCCCTATCTGAAGGTGCGGCGATGA
- a CDS encoding KpsF/GutQ family sugar-phosphate isomerase, whose translation MNVRDYGREVIRMEAGAIAGLAERLDENFDRAVELILGCKGRVIVTGLGKSGLIGKKIAATFNSTGISSFFLHPTEAMHGDLGLVRSEDILMVLSKSGQFAEIEAVIAATGRLGVKMIALCGTTASPLFHRADIALDCSVEVEACPNNLVPTSSSTATLVMGDALAVALLKARDFSASDFAVLHPGGVLGRRLLKHVYEVHHAADEIPLVKPEATFSEMILEMTSKRLGCVLMTNEAGEVAGVFTDGDLRRLVQTKNDAFSRKASELMMTDPKTVSADAVLDAALAIMEKHAITQLATVDENNRLVGIVHLHDILKTKLV comes from the coding sequence ATGAACGTACGTGACTACGGTCGGGAAGTTATACGGATGGAAGCCGGGGCGATCGCCGGACTGGCGGAACGCCTGGACGAGAACTTTGATCGCGCCGTGGAGCTTATTCTCGGCTGCAAGGGTCGGGTGATCGTGACCGGTCTCGGAAAATCCGGCTTGATCGGCAAGAAGATTGCCGCCACCTTCAACTCCACCGGCATATCCTCGTTCTTCCTGCATCCGACGGAAGCGATGCACGGCGACCTGGGCCTGGTGCGCTCCGAGGACATTCTCATGGTTCTCTCCAAGTCCGGGCAGTTTGCCGAGATCGAGGCCGTGATCGCCGCGACCGGGAGGCTCGGCGTCAAGATGATTGCGCTGTGCGGAACGACCGCGTCGCCCCTGTTCCATCGAGCCGACATTGCCCTGGACTGCTCGGTGGAGGTGGAAGCCTGCCCCAACAACCTCGTGCCCACCTCGTCGTCGACGGCCACCCTGGTCATGGGGGACGCCCTGGCCGTCGCCCTGCTCAAAGCGCGCGATTTTTCGGCCTCCGATTTCGCCGTGTTGCACCCGGGCGGAGTCCTGGGCCGCCGCCTGCTCAAACACGTGTACGAGGTTCACCACGCCGCCGATGAGATCCCCCTCGTCAAGCCCGAGGCTACGTTCTCCGAAATGATTCTCGAGATGACCTCCAAGCGGCTGGGGTGCGTGCTCATGACGAACGAAGCGGGCGAGGTGGCGGGCGTCTTTACGGACGGTGACCTGCGGCGCCTGGTTCAGACGAAGAACGATGCCTTCAGCCGGAAAGCTTCGGAATTGATGATGACGGACCCCAAGACCGTCTCGGCCGACGCCGTACTGGACGCCGCGCTGGCGATCATGGAGAAACATGCCATCACGCAACTGGCCACGGTTGACGAAAACAATCGGCTGGTGGGCATCGTTCACCTGCATGATATTCTCAAAACCAAGCTCGTGTGA
- a CDS encoding HAD hydrolase family protein — protein sequence MTTLTREQFIERLKTIRLLAIDVDGTLTDDSIFFGPDGFEMKKFNVSDGFFMVLAMRQGLELAVVSGRNSPATETRMKDLGIQHVLQGRRDKCDMIEPLLSELGITYSQVAFVGNELLDIKLAQKVGLPLAVADANDELKTVVSYVTARKGGEGAVREILECYFEAIGVDPKSLVI from the coding sequence ATGACCACCCTTACCCGCGAGCAATTTATCGAACGGCTGAAGACTATTCGGTTGCTGGCCATTGACGTCGATGGTACCCTCACCGATGACAGCATCTTCTTCGGTCCCGACGGCTTCGAGATGAAAAAGTTCAACGTCTCCGACGGCTTCTTCATGGTGCTGGCTATGCGGCAGGGGCTGGAACTGGCCGTCGTTTCCGGCCGCAATTCTCCCGCCACCGAGACGCGCATGAAAGACCTCGGCATACAGCACGTCCTCCAGGGCCGTCGTGACAAGTGCGATATGATCGAGCCGCTTTTGAGCGAACTGGGCATCACCTACAGCCAGGTGGCTTTCGTCGGGAACGAGCTTCTGGACATCAAGCTGGCGCAGAAAGTGGGCCTGCCCCTGGCGGTGGCTGACGCCAACGACGAACTGAAAACCGTTGTCAGTTACGTAACGGCCAGGAAGGGCGGCGAAGGTGCGGTGCGGGAAATTCTGGAATGCTATTTTGAAGCTATCGGCGTTGACCCCAAGAGTCTGGTGATCTGA
- the lptC gene encoding LPS export ABC transporter periplasmic protein LptC, with product MRTKAAAISMRYSMLLILVSWAVGWLVGCNGEDIAKNSEPGLVDSAIRPDSEVAGARILLYDRGQVTSEILADKIYKFEARDSTVGHKLDIVFYDSLGEVNSTVVGDSGIIRETRGLLDIYGNVVVVDENESRLETDYLFWNQTTRKMRTDAFVRITYTDGSVVTGWGLEADRNLSTYKILNQVSGTVKDTRKKRP from the coding sequence ATGCGTACAAAGGCCGCGGCAATATCTATGCGCTACAGCATGCTTCTGATTCTCGTCTCATGGGCGGTCGGCTGGCTTGTCGGCTGCAACGGTGAGGACATCGCGAAAAACAGCGAGCCCGGACTCGTGGACAGCGCCATTCGCCCGGATTCCGAGGTCGCCGGGGCACGGATACTGCTTTATGACCGGGGCCAAGTAACCAGTGAAATCCTCGCCGATAAAATCTACAAGTTCGAGGCCAGAGACTCCACGGTCGGCCACAAGCTCGATATCGTCTTCTACGACTCGCTGGGAGAAGTCAACTCCACGGTGGTGGGCGATTCGGGCATTATTCGCGAGACCCGGGGCCTGCTTGACATTTACGGAAACGTGGTCGTCGTTGATGAAAACGAGTCTCGCCTCGAGACCGACTACCTGTTCTGGAACCAGACCACGCGGAAGATGCGCACCGACGCCTTTGTCAGAATCACCTATACCGATGGCAGCGTTGTGACCGGCTGGGGGCTGGAGGCCGACCGGAACCTCAGCACCTACAAAATCCTCAACCAGGTTTCCGGCACGGTCAAGGATACGCGAAAAAAGCGCCCGTAA